A region of Acidithiobacillus ferridurans DNA encodes the following proteins:
- the purM gene encoding phosphoribosylformylglycinamidine cyclo-ligase yields the protein MDTPKPLTYRSAGVNIDAGNALVDRIKPLARSTHRPGVLGGIGGFGGLFALPGGYREPVLVSGTDGVGTKLLLALEANRHDHIGIDLVAMCVNDILVSGAEPLWFLDYYACGQLDNVVAEAVISGVAEGCRQAGCALLGGETAEMPGMYPAGHYDLAGFAVGVVEKSAILTGAACEEGDAVIGIASSGPHSNGYSLIREILVHSGAHAHVQINGEPLVDLLLQPTRIYVKAIQALHQAVTIRALSHITGGGLVENLPRSLPAALAAHIDPKAWQLPPIFQWLQEQGQVSTEEMRRVFNIGIGMVAIVPWDSRQAAVESLAAHGEQAFVAGQLVPRRDGEGVRFLD from the coding sequence GTGGACACCCCAAAGCCTTTGACCTATCGCAGTGCTGGCGTGAATATCGACGCTGGCAACGCATTGGTGGACCGTATCAAACCTCTTGCCAGAAGTACCCACCGCCCCGGTGTACTGGGCGGTATCGGTGGTTTCGGCGGATTATTCGCCCTACCCGGCGGCTATCGTGAACCGGTACTGGTGTCGGGCACCGATGGGGTAGGTACCAAGCTGTTGCTGGCCTTGGAAGCCAACCGACATGACCATATCGGTATCGACCTGGTCGCCATGTGTGTCAACGATATCCTCGTTTCCGGTGCCGAACCCCTGTGGTTTCTCGATTACTATGCCTGCGGGCAGTTGGACAATGTCGTGGCGGAAGCGGTCATTTCCGGGGTGGCTGAAGGCTGCCGCCAGGCTGGCTGTGCTTTGCTGGGTGGCGAAACGGCGGAAATGCCCGGCATGTACCCGGCCGGACATTATGATCTTGCCGGCTTTGCGGTGGGTGTCGTGGAGAAGTCCGCCATCCTGACGGGTGCCGCTTGCGAGGAAGGCGATGCGGTAATCGGCATCGCCTCGTCCGGGCCACACAGCAACGGTTATTCGCTGATTCGGGAAATACTGGTGCACAGTGGTGCCCACGCCCATGTCCAGATCAATGGTGAACCGCTGGTGGATCTGCTGCTACAGCCAACCCGGATCTACGTCAAGGCCATTCAGGCGTTGCATCAGGCGGTTACCATACGCGCCCTCTCCCACATCACCGGCGGCGGACTGGTGGAAAATCTGCCCCGTTCACTGCCTGCAGCGCTTGCCGCCCATATCGACCCCAAAGCCTGGCAACTGCCGCCCATTTTTCAATGGCTGCAGGAACAGGGGCAGGTCTCCACGGAGGAGATGCGACGGGTCTTCAACATTGGTATCGGCATGGTAGCGATCGTACCCTGGGACTCCAGGCAGGCGGCAGTAGAGTCTTTGGCAGCGCATGGCGAGCAGGCCTTCGTTGCTGGGCAGCTGGTGCCACGCCGGGACGGTGAGGGAGTACGTTTTCTTGACTAA
- the hflX gene encoding ribosome rescue GTPase HflX — protein MILANTAVAVAAPRERILLVHVVLRGEVDPDAGAEFFHLATDSGADVLELLSVQRGRPDPATFLGRGKVAELAGRVAALSVDLVLFDRVLSPVQERNLEGALHCRVVDRVGLILDIFARRARTHEGKLQVELAQLTRLRTRLIRGWTHLERQRGGIGLRGPGETQLETDRRLIGERILSLRGRLIKVAAHRATQRRARQRAPLPTVALVGYTNAGKSSLFNTLTKSSSYAADRLFATLDPAIRRLQIGGHEAILLADTVGFLRDLPTDLIAAFRATLEEVNQAQLLLHVVDSSAPDRDAQIAAVDTVLREIGAEGIPRLLVLNKVELTGEVPGNVYESSGKLAAVHVSAHSGVGIPELLQAVTQRVGRSMLRADLTLMPEEGALRARIHRLASVIDERFDEQGRTHLTFDIDGLNWRRLHTQMRDSGCQAMDAPPTIPADG, from the coding sequence TTGATTCTGGCGAATACCGCAGTCGCTGTGGCCGCACCCCGGGAGAGGATTCTGCTCGTCCATGTGGTATTACGTGGTGAGGTGGATCCCGATGCCGGGGCGGAGTTTTTTCATCTGGCCACCGACAGTGGCGCGGATGTGTTGGAACTGCTTTCCGTTCAGCGCGGACGTCCTGATCCTGCGACCTTTCTGGGGCGTGGCAAGGTGGCGGAACTGGCGGGGCGAGTTGCAGCATTATCCGTGGACCTCGTTCTTTTCGACAGGGTTTTGAGTCCTGTTCAGGAGCGCAATCTGGAGGGCGCCCTCCACTGCCGGGTTGTCGACCGGGTAGGTCTCATCCTCGATATTTTTGCGCGGCGGGCGCGGACCCATGAAGGCAAACTGCAGGTGGAACTGGCGCAACTGACGCGTCTCCGTACCCGCCTTATCCGCGGCTGGACCCATCTGGAACGCCAGCGCGGCGGCATCGGATTGCGGGGTCCGGGTGAAACGCAACTGGAAACGGACCGTCGTCTCATCGGCGAGCGCATTCTTTCCCTGCGCGGGCGCCTGATCAAAGTGGCCGCACATCGGGCAACACAGCGGCGGGCACGGCAGCGGGCACCCCTGCCGACGGTCGCCTTAGTCGGTTATACCAATGCCGGCAAATCCTCCCTCTTCAATACCCTCACCAAAAGTTCCAGCTACGCCGCGGACCGTCTTTTCGCGACCCTCGATCCCGCCATCCGGCGTTTGCAGATAGGAGGGCATGAAGCCATTCTCCTGGCCGATACCGTGGGTTTTTTGCGCGACTTGCCCACCGACTTGATTGCCGCTTTTCGCGCGACGCTGGAAGAGGTAAATCAGGCGCAATTACTTCTTCATGTGGTGGACAGCAGCGCGCCTGATCGCGATGCCCAGATTGCCGCGGTAGATACGGTGTTGAGGGAAATTGGCGCGGAGGGTATTCCCCGCCTGCTGGTACTGAACAAGGTGGAGCTCACCGGAGAGGTGCCGGGAAACGTGTATGAGAGCTCTGGCAAACTGGCAGCGGTGCATGTCAGCGCGCACTCGGGTGTCGGCATACCCGAGTTGCTGCAGGCCGTGACACAGCGTGTGGGGCGCTCCATGTTGCGCGCTGATCTGACTCTGATGCCTGAAGAAGGAGCCCTGCGTGCGCGGATACATCGTCTGGCCAGCGTTATCGATGAGCGTTTCGATGAGCAGGGCAGGACGCATCTGACTTTTGACATTGATGGTCTCAACTGGCGGCGCCTGCATACGCAGATGCGCGATAGCGGTTGTCAGGCGATGGACGCGCCCCCTACAATACCGGCTGATGGCTGA
- the purN gene encoding phosphoribosylglycinamide formyltransferase yields the protein MTKRLVILVSGRGSNLQSILAACRSGQIPDTRVVAVVSNRPAAGALELAVLAGIPALTVDHRDYGTRVDFEAALQRQIDDYAPDVVALAGFMRQLTPAFVQHYEGRMLNVHPSLLPAFPGLHTHARALEQGVLWHGASVHFVTSALDAGPAIIQAAVAVLPEDDEQSLAARVLDAEHRIYPQALAWLLTGRVAYAAGRAQWRDPPETAMREAIAPSLESFS from the coding sequence TTGACTAAAAGGCTGGTGATTCTGGTTTCCGGCCGGGGAAGCAATCTGCAGAGCATCCTTGCAGCTTGCCGTAGCGGGCAGATACCGGACACCCGTGTCGTAGCCGTCGTCAGTAACCGTCCAGCCGCCGGCGCGCTGGAGTTGGCGGTGCTGGCGGGCATTCCTGCCCTTACGGTCGACCATCGCGATTATGGGACCCGAGTGGATTTCGAGGCCGCACTGCAAAGGCAGATTGACGACTACGCCCCGGATGTAGTGGCATTGGCGGGGTTCATGCGTCAGCTCACGCCCGCTTTCGTTCAGCATTATGAGGGCAGGATGCTGAATGTTCATCCTTCCCTGCTTCCTGCCTTTCCCGGCCTGCATACCCATGCCCGGGCGCTGGAGCAGGGTGTGTTATGGCATGGTGCCAGCGTCCATTTCGTGACATCAGCGCTGGATGCCGGTCCGGCCATCATTCAGGCAGCGGTAGCAGTGCTGCCGGAAGACGACGAGCAATCTCTTGCTGCCCGCGTGCTTGATGCGGAACATCGTATTTATCCGCAGGCGCTGGCGTGGTTGCTGACCGGCCGCGTGGCCTACGCCGCAGGGCGCGCCCAGTGGCGAGATCCGCCAGAGACGGCCATGCGCGAGGCCATTGCCCCCTCTCTGGAGAGTTTCTCATGA
- the hflC gene encoding protease modulator HflC gives MKNWAWSVIIVVLALVLLASASFYSVSMTQTAVVLQFGKAVRVVESPGLYMKWPIAQNVAFINKSLSSYSTQPESFLTVGKKPVLISLFAEWRVADPLLFYARLHNDGTAESRIGDVVRSALRSEVGNMTLKSVIQGQRSKMMDPVLAEANKRLQPLGVHLADLRILQVGLPTDVLQAVYKRMEAERAEEANAYRSEGAADAAKIRAEANKDQTRIMADAYRQQEELKGQGDAEAASIYGAAYGKDPAFYSFYRSLEAYRHSLSDKDVLVLSPDAPFFRYFRHSLEPAGK, from the coding sequence ATGAAGAACTGGGCCTGGAGTGTGATTATTGTGGTATTGGCGCTGGTGCTGCTGGCGTCGGCCAGCTTTTATTCCGTATCCATGACCCAGACGGCCGTGGTGCTGCAATTTGGTAAAGCTGTGCGCGTGGTGGAATCCCCCGGACTCTATATGAAGTGGCCCATCGCGCAGAATGTGGCTTTTATCAATAAGAGTCTGTCCAGTTACAGCACGCAGCCGGAATCCTTCTTGACGGTGGGGAAAAAGCCGGTGCTTATCAGCCTTTTTGCCGAATGGCGAGTGGCCGATCCACTGCTTTTCTACGCCCGCCTGCATAACGACGGGACCGCAGAGAGCCGGATTGGCGATGTGGTGCGTTCTGCGTTGCGGAGTGAGGTCGGCAACATGACGCTGAAGTCGGTGATACAGGGCCAACGCAGCAAAATGATGGACCCGGTGCTGGCGGAGGCCAATAAACGTCTTCAGCCACTGGGTGTGCATCTGGCCGATCTGCGTATTCTGCAGGTGGGCTTGCCCACGGATGTGCTGCAAGCCGTCTATAAACGGATGGAGGCTGAGCGTGCGGAGGAAGCCAATGCCTACCGCTCCGAGGGGGCGGCGGATGCCGCCAAAATCCGCGCTGAGGCGAATAAGGACCAAACCCGGATTATGGCGGATGCCTACCGGCAGCAGGAAGAGCTGAAGGGGCAGGGAGACGCCGAGGCGGCATCTATTTATGGTGCCGCATATGGCAAGGATCCGGCATTTTACTCGTTTTATCGCAGTCTGGAGGCGTACCGCCACAGCCTGAGTGACAAAGACGTGCTGGTGCTCAGTCCGGATGCGCCATTCTTCCGGTATTTCCGCCACTCATTGGAGCCAGCAGGCAAATGA
- the hflK gene encoding FtsH protease activity modulator HflK yields MPWSDPGGNGNKNDNNPWGRRPGAQKPVFDIQKITRELKKLGGIFGSGGGRSGGPKMGYKWLHLLPFLVIGVLILFWVASGVYVVRPGEEGVVLRFGREVGISQSGLHYRLPFPFERVYLLNVAQSRRLVLGYSGAADTQNPGMMLTADESVVDVRFAVQYRITNAGHYLFATANPDQLISFCAESAMREVVGRSKIDSLITSGKGAIQQQVQQITQNLLSRYHAGVSVDSIQLLEVTPPKVVQPAFADVVKAREDMERARDEARAYANSVVPKATGEAAAMVTNAEGYKQQVVDRAKGDSARFTDILQAYQKNPKVVSERMYLRTMQDILSHTPKVIVESKGQPVIYLHMPARTPAAVSSPTRSAVETAPTVSVAPPVAPTVSPVALPAAVSGASS; encoded by the coding sequence ATGCCGTGGAGTGATCCGGGCGGGAACGGAAACAAAAACGATAACAACCCCTGGGGACGGCGTCCCGGTGCGCAAAAGCCGGTTTTCGATATTCAGAAAATTACCCGTGAGTTGAAAAAGCTGGGCGGTATTTTCGGCTCGGGCGGCGGGCGCAGCGGTGGGCCGAAGATGGGTTACAAATGGCTGCACCTCCTGCCTTTCCTGGTGATCGGCGTGCTGATCCTGTTCTGGGTTGCTTCCGGCGTTTATGTCGTGAGACCGGGTGAAGAAGGCGTGGTATTGCGTTTTGGCAGAGAGGTCGGTATCAGCCAATCCGGTTTACACTACCGCCTCCCTTTTCCCTTCGAGAGGGTATACTTGCTCAATGTAGCGCAGAGCCGGCGTCTGGTTCTGGGCTATAGCGGTGCTGCCGATACCCAGAATCCCGGCATGATGCTGACCGCGGACGAGAGTGTGGTGGATGTCCGTTTCGCTGTGCAGTATCGCATCACCAATGCGGGACATTACCTATTTGCTACCGCAAATCCGGATCAGTTGATTTCCTTTTGTGCGGAATCCGCCATGCGGGAGGTCGTGGGACGCAGCAAAATCGACAGCCTGATCACTTCCGGCAAAGGCGCCATTCAGCAACAGGTGCAGCAAATCACCCAAAACCTGCTGAGCCGTTACCACGCGGGCGTCAGCGTTGATTCGATACAGCTGTTGGAGGTGACGCCTCCCAAGGTCGTCCAGCCGGCGTTTGCGGATGTGGTAAAGGCGCGTGAAGACATGGAGCGGGCGCGCGACGAAGCGCGGGCCTATGCGAACTCGGTCGTTCCCAAAGCCACGGGAGAGGCCGCAGCGATGGTGACTAACGCCGAAGGTTATAAACAGCAGGTGGTCGACCGGGCCAAGGGGGACAGCGCACGCTTCACCGACATTCTCCAGGCCTATCAGAAAAATCCGAAAGTAGTGAGTGAGCGCATGTACTTGCGCACCATGCAGGACATTCTGAGCCATACCCCGAAAGTGATTGTCGAGAGCAAGGGACAGCCCGTGATATATCTCCATATGCCCGCCAGGACTCCCGCGGCGGTCAGCAGCCCGACGCGCTCTGCGGTAGAAACCGCGCCGACCGTATCCGTGGCCCCGCCGGTCGCACCGACGGTCAGTCCGGTGGCTCTGCCGGCCGCTGTGTCAGGAGCCAGCTCATGA
- the ppk2 gene encoding polyphosphate kinase 2, with product MTKHKEEKITEKQRYKEELHQLQIELVKLQRHIISKNEKILIILEGRDTAGKDGTIKRITQHLSPRETRIVALNKPSDREESQWYFQRYTHYLPSAAEIVFFNRSWYNRAGVEKVMGFCTDAQYEEFFSEVTDYEGMLVRSGIHFFKIYLDISRNEQKKRLEARKDDPLKQWKTSPIDEQAVKHWKDYSSARNAMFARTHTSFTPWTVVTADDKKAARLQIIKWLLSHLDYADKDVSLTLPDQTIIFGYDPLCLDNGMIKA from the coding sequence ATGACCAAGCACAAAGAAGAGAAGATCACGGAAAAACAACGCTACAAAGAAGAGTTACACCAACTGCAAATCGAGCTGGTCAAACTGCAGCGGCACATCATCAGCAAGAATGAAAAAATCCTGATTATTCTGGAAGGCCGCGACACGGCTGGCAAGGATGGCACCATCAAGCGCATTACGCAGCATCTCAGCCCTCGCGAAACCCGTATCGTTGCACTAAACAAGCCCTCTGACCGTGAAGAAAGTCAGTGGTATTTCCAGCGCTACACCCATTATTTGCCTTCCGCTGCCGAAATCGTGTTTTTCAACCGGAGCTGGTATAACCGCGCGGGCGTGGAAAAGGTCATGGGATTTTGCACCGATGCGCAATACGAGGAATTTTTTTCTGAAGTAACAGATTATGAAGGTATGCTGGTGCGCTCGGGTATCCATTTTTTTAAAATTTACCTGGATATTTCCCGGAACGAGCAAAAAAAGCGCCTGGAGGCACGCAAAGACGATCCGCTCAAGCAGTGGAAAACCAGTCCTATCGATGAGCAGGCGGTGAAACACTGGAAGGATTACAGCAGCGCGCGCAATGCCATGTTTGCGCGTACCCACACCAGCTTCACGCCCTGGACCGTTGTAACTGCAGACGACAAGAAAGCCGCGCGCCTGCAGATCATCAAATGGCTGTTGAGTCACCTGGATTATGCAGACAAGGATGTCAGCCTGACCTTACCCGATCAAACCATCATCTTCGGCTATGACCCGCTCTGCCTGGACAACGGGATGATCAAGGCATAA
- a CDS encoding competence/damage-inducible protein A — protein sequence MSKDVGLVIIGTEILSGKREDRHVVRSRQQLARRGYGIAWCLIIPDIRNILLSQLRWAMAQPLPFFSFGGLGATPDDLTRDCAAAAADVALSRHPEAEEWIRRQYGEKAEPVRIRMADLPAGAKLIPNPVNNVPGFSVGNGHFFPGFPQMAEPMSDWVIEQYFPPIVADVEARILLPHAREGDLVPLMESFCVAHPEVRFSSLPSFKTDGPQIELGVAGREYDVQAATYDLKARLERMGLEVRDLGLPES from the coding sequence ATGAGCAAAGATGTTGGCTTGGTGATCATCGGCACAGAGATACTCTCCGGCAAACGGGAAGACCGTCATGTTGTCCGCAGCCGCCAGCAATTGGCACGACGCGGCTATGGCATAGCGTGGTGCCTGATCATACCCGATATCCGGAATATCCTGCTGAGCCAGCTGCGCTGGGCCATGGCACAGCCCCTGCCGTTTTTCTCCTTCGGCGGCTTGGGGGCGACACCCGATGACCTGACCCGCGATTGCGCCGCGGCGGCGGCCGACGTTGCCTTGTCCCGGCACCCCGAAGCGGAGGAATGGATTCGTCGGCAGTATGGCGAAAAGGCAGAGCCGGTACGGATCCGAATGGCCGATCTGCCCGCCGGGGCCAAGCTGATTCCCAACCCCGTCAATAATGTGCCTGGATTTTCCGTGGGTAACGGGCATTTCTTTCCGGGATTTCCGCAGATGGCAGAACCTATGAGCGATTGGGTGATCGAGCAGTATTTTCCGCCCATAGTGGCTGACGTGGAGGCCCGAATTCTGTTACCCCATGCGCGGGAGGGCGATCTGGTCCCCCTCATGGAGAGTTTCTGCGTTGCCCATCCGGAAGTTCGTTTCTCCAGCCTGCCCAGTTTCAAGACGGATGGTCCGCAAATCGAGCTCGGTGTGGCAGGACGGGAGTACGATGTTCAGGCCGCCACCTACGACCTGAAGGCCCGTCTGGAACGGATGGGCCTCGAAGTCCGGGATCTGGGCCTCCCGGAATCGTAA
- the rnr gene encoding ribonuclease R, with amino-acid sequence MPETQESSSLRDRDPMFDREKEKYERPIVSREYILSYLESTGQPSTLEDIIADLEVSEEDQEALRRRLRAMERDGQLVRNRRGAYGIVEAMELVRGTVSAHPDGFGFLIPEGGGKDLFLSPREMRKVFHGDMVLGRAVGEDRRGRIEGAIVRILERALKQVVGRYYAEGGVRYVVPEDRRTPQEFAVVEGGELAPVHGQIVTLEITQYPDGRNMPQGRVVEILGEHMAPGMEVEIAIRNYGLPHQWPDEVLAEISHFSETVPEAIKVGRRDLRALPLVTIDGADAKDFDDAVYAEEIEDGFRLIVAIADVATYVRPDSALDKEATTRGNSVYFPRRVIPMLPEILSNGLCSLNPHVDRLCMLCEMETDMAGEVQRFRFARGVMRSQRRFTYDEVAAILAGDEDLRTQDAAMVPHLEVLHRLYESFAKARERRGTIEFDSQESRIIYNEQARIERIVAVTRNVAHRIIEECMLAANVCAAQYFRIHELPMLYRVHPEPSGDKLEDLRRFLGELGVPVRLPTHPRSADLARIIEDTRERGDSSLIQTVILRSLSQAYYTVDTGMHFGLAFPAYTHFTSPIRRYPDLVVHRGIQALLDAAGAEPQWFPQKALQELGQHCSMTERRADEASREAVNWLKCEFMMDKVGETYTGIITGVTGFGLFVALREIYVEGLIHISTLGEDYFHFDAQHYRIIGDRTKETFQLGDGIQIRVANVNLDDRKIDFERVIPEGQSGTAKNRRARRSRKDA; translated from the coding sequence ATGCCGGAGACACAAGAATCCTCGTCGCTGAGGGACCGCGATCCCATGTTCGACCGGGAAAAAGAAAAATATGAGCGACCCATCGTCAGCCGGGAGTACATTCTCAGCTATCTGGAAAGCACCGGTCAGCCATCGACTCTGGAGGATATCATCGCCGATCTGGAGGTATCTGAAGAGGACCAGGAAGCCCTGCGGCGGCGTCTGCGGGCCATGGAACGGGATGGGCAATTGGTTCGTAACCGTCGTGGCGCTTACGGAATCGTGGAGGCGATGGAGTTGGTGCGCGGTACGGTCAGCGCTCACCCCGATGGCTTTGGTTTTCTGATCCCAGAGGGAGGCGGGAAGGACCTTTTCCTTTCACCGCGGGAAATGCGCAAGGTATTTCACGGTGATATGGTTCTGGGCCGGGCGGTCGGAGAGGATCGGCGCGGCCGTATCGAAGGCGCGATCGTGCGTATTTTGGAACGCGCGCTCAAACAGGTTGTGGGACGTTACTACGCGGAAGGCGGGGTGCGCTACGTCGTCCCCGAAGATCGTCGCACTCCTCAGGAATTTGCCGTGGTGGAAGGAGGCGAGCTGGCACCCGTACACGGACAGATCGTGACGCTGGAAATCACTCAGTACCCGGATGGGCGCAATATGCCCCAGGGCCGCGTGGTCGAGATTCTGGGTGAGCACATGGCCCCGGGCATGGAAGTGGAAATCGCGATCCGTAACTATGGGTTACCCCATCAGTGGCCGGACGAAGTGCTTGCAGAAATTTCGCATTTCTCCGAGACGGTCCCGGAAGCGATCAAAGTAGGGCGCCGCGATCTGCGGGCGCTTCCCCTGGTGACCATCGATGGCGCCGACGCCAAAGATTTCGATGACGCCGTCTATGCTGAAGAGATCGAAGACGGCTTCCGACTGATCGTTGCGATCGCTGACGTGGCCACTTATGTACGACCGGACTCCGCGCTGGACAAAGAGGCCACGACCCGTGGTAATTCTGTCTATTTCCCGCGGCGGGTGATCCCCATGCTGCCCGAGATACTGTCCAACGGACTTTGCTCCCTCAATCCCCACGTGGACCGCCTCTGCATGCTCTGTGAGATGGAGACGGATATGGCGGGCGAGGTACAGCGTTTCCGCTTTGCCCGGGGCGTCATGCGCTCCCAGCGCCGCTTCACCTATGACGAAGTGGCCGCCATATTGGCCGGTGACGAGGATTTGCGTACACAGGATGCAGCCATGGTTCCGCATCTGGAGGTGCTGCACCGACTTTATGAAAGTTTTGCCAAGGCCCGTGAGCGGCGGGGCACCATCGAATTCGATTCGCAGGAGAGCCGCATTATCTACAATGAACAGGCGCGCATTGAAAGGATCGTCGCAGTGACGCGCAACGTAGCCCACCGGATCATCGAAGAGTGTATGCTCGCGGCCAACGTGTGCGCGGCGCAATATTTCCGTATCCACGAGCTGCCCATGCTATATCGGGTGCATCCGGAGCCATCCGGCGACAAGCTGGAAGATTTGCGGCGCTTTCTTGGGGAGCTCGGTGTGCCGGTGCGTCTGCCTACCCACCCCCGCAGCGCCGATCTGGCCCGCATCATTGAGGACACCCGTGAGCGCGGTGATTCCAGTCTGATCCAAACAGTTATTCTGCGCAGCCTTTCGCAGGCCTATTACACCGTGGATACTGGTATGCATTTTGGTCTGGCCTTCCCGGCCTACACGCACTTTACCTCTCCCATCCGTCGTTATCCGGACCTCGTCGTGCATCGTGGCATTCAGGCTTTGCTGGACGCAGCCGGCGCGGAACCGCAGTGGTTCCCCCAAAAGGCATTACAGGAACTGGGTCAGCACTGCTCCATGACCGAGCGGCGGGCTGACGAGGCCAGTCGCGAGGCGGTGAATTGGCTCAAGTGCGAATTCATGATGGATAAGGTAGGCGAGACCTATACTGGCATCATTACGGGCGTTACCGGGTTTGGTCTCTTTGTGGCACTGCGGGAGATCTACGTAGAGGGCCTGATCCATATCAGCACCCTCGGTGAAGACTACTTTCACTTCGATGCCCAGCATTACCGGATTATTGGTGACCGGACCAAGGAAACATTCCAACTGGGGGATGGAATCCAGATCAGGGTTGCGAACGTCAATCTGGATGATCGTAAGATTGATTTCGAGCGGGTGATACCGGAGGGGCAAAGTGGCACGGCGAAGAACCGGCGGGCCCGGCGCAGCAGGAAAGATGCATAA
- a CDS encoding adenylosuccinate synthase encodes MAINSNVVIIGTQWGDEGKGKVVDWLTERCQAVVRFQGGHNAGHTLVIGARKTVLHLIPSGILRPGVSCFIGNGVVLDPLALFSELDELWPVVSDAHERLFVSDACPLILPYHKSLDLARERAMGAAKIGTTGRGIGPAYEDKVARRALRVADLFHRERFAAKLGEALDYHNFVLQHYFKQEPQDFHAILEQYLGLAERLAPMVVDVSVRLARLQAEGARILFEGAQGTLLDVDHGTYPFVTSSNTVAGGASAGSGVGPAELGYVLGITKAYTTRVGAGPFPTELFDETGVFLAERGAEVGATTGRARRCGWFDAVALRAACRVNGVTGLCITKLDVLDGLSEIRVAVGYRVNGVVQEELPGGAEAVAACEPIYESFPGWSEPTAGVRHWDDLPEAARRYLEAIAERAGRPLAIISTGPDRDDTILRTEAL; translated from the coding sequence GTGGCTATAAATTCAAATGTTGTAATCATCGGCACCCAGTGGGGTGACGAGGGCAAGGGTAAGGTTGTCGACTGGCTGACGGAGCGTTGCCAGGCCGTGGTACGTTTCCAGGGAGGGCACAATGCTGGCCATACCCTCGTGATTGGAGCGCGGAAAACGGTGCTGCACCTGATTCCATCGGGTATTCTTCGGCCCGGGGTGTCTTGTTTCATTGGTAACGGTGTGGTGCTCGATCCCCTCGCTCTGTTTTCCGAATTGGACGAGTTGTGGCCGGTGGTGTCCGATGCCCATGAGCGCCTGTTCGTTTCCGACGCCTGCCCACTCATTCTGCCTTACCACAAGAGTCTTGACCTGGCGCGCGAGCGGGCGATGGGTGCGGCAAAGATCGGTACTACCGGTCGCGGCATCGGGCCGGCCTATGAGGACAAGGTGGCACGGCGCGCGCTGCGTGTCGCGGACTTGTTTCATCGCGAACGGTTTGCGGCAAAGCTGGGCGAGGCTCTGGACTACCATAACTTTGTGCTCCAACACTATTTTAAACAGGAGCCGCAAGACTTTCATGCCATCCTGGAACAGTATCTGGGGCTTGCGGAGCGTCTGGCGCCTATGGTGGTGGACGTTTCCGTGCGTCTGGCGCGTTTGCAGGCGGAAGGCGCGAGGATTCTCTTCGAGGGCGCCCAAGGTACGCTGCTGGACGTGGATCATGGCACGTACCCCTTTGTGACTTCCTCCAATACGGTAGCGGGTGGCGCTTCCGCCGGAAGCGGGGTAGGGCCGGCGGAACTAGGCTATGTACTGGGCATTACCAAGGCCTACACGACGCGGGTAGGAGCCGGGCCATTTCCTACGGAGCTCTTTGACGAGACGGGCGTCTTCCTGGCGGAGCGGGGCGCGGAAGTAGGTGCAACCACCGGTCGGGCGCGGCGCTGCGGCTGGTTTGATGCGGTGGCTTTACGGGCCGCCTGCCGGGTCAACGGGGTAACGGGACTGTGCATCACCAAGCTGGATGTGCTGGACGGCCTCAGCGAAATTCGCGTCGCCGTCGGTTACCGTGTGAACGGAGTGGTTCAGGAGGAGCTGCCCGGTGGAGCGGAGGCAGTGGCGGCCTGTGAACCCATCTACGAGAGTTTCCCAGGCTGGTCAGAGCCCACGGCAGGCGTGCGGCACTGGGACGACCTTCCCGAGGCCGCTCGTCGCTATCTGGAGGCCATTGCAGAACGCGCCGGACGACCTCTGGCGATTATCTCCACTGGGCCGGATCGGGATGACACCATTTTACGTACTGAGGCCCTGTGA